The genomic interval agaaaacccagcaaaaccAAATTTGCTCTGTGTGATGAAGGCAACTAAAATGGGACAGCCAGCCCTATACGCAAGAGGGGTGCTGTAGGAAATCTGACCCAAGGAGCTACAGCATGGTTACCAGCTGAGTTGGGCTAAGCCCTTTTCTGAAGGAGCACTCACTGTCTGGGTTAAAAAGCCTGTTGATGGTATCTACAGAAGGATGGCTGAACACAAAGTCTACGTGTGTCTCAAAACCAGTGTTAAGTCAATATTAGGGttgagagggaagaaaagggaaaaaaaaaaaaaaaagactaaaaacaggaaaaggtcCTCATCTAGGATCCTTGACCTTCTGGATCCACACTTCCTTCAGGGTCTTCATCGTTATAGATGTTCTCCGCCTGCGAGACAGAAATGGAGGAACTGAAGAAGCATTTACCACCACACCGAACGGGATTCCATCCACACACTTCAAAAGGTTCTGGCAGTTTGCACCGGCAGATAGGTATCACCCATCCCTGATCCCTCAAGGCCATTTAACATTAAAGCAGCATCACAAATGTTTTTCGTAACAGCCATGTCTCCAAAACATTTATCAAGTACCCTGTAAGTTACTGTAGCTTATGGAAATGTGCCTTGTTAAGAGATCACTGCAAGATTTGCTTCAATTAACAGACCCATTCTATATATTTAGTAGATCCTCTGCTTAGCAGCAGCTCCTTCCAAAAGGACCATACAGAAGGTTGCTAAAAACAAAGCCCCTGTGAACCAATTTATCCAAAAATTAGGAATATGGTCTTTCAAGGGTTATTCAAACAATACAAGATGGTTTTCTAAAACCTTCAACAGTTGGTAATTTAGGGCCAGCAAATTTTTCCTGTTCACAACCACCTTGCTCTATCTTGAGGAGGACGTTAACGTCATTTgcaaagattttattctttaagaCAGTAACTAACAGAAACCTCAATCTCATCTCTGGTTCTCACACACAGTTTTCCTTCAAACACAGGGCAAAATTTGCTTCTGCacttgtattttcctttttttaaatcctgagaAACACAAAACAGTTTCTGAGTATTTGTAAACCACTGTCTCAACCAAACTTAAAGCACATTTCACTATCCCTTTGAGATTTCAGCAGCGCTACAGAGTGAATTCTGAGAGctgtaaataaaagcaggaatgCTGAAATACAGGCAGTTCAACACTATCTCTTATCTGCCACTTCCTGCACCTTCCCAAACAACTTACCATTTGCCAGACTTGCATGATATTATCTTCTGATACAGAACAAATTACCCAGGGTTCATTTGGATTCCAGGAGAAATCAGAGATCTTTGCAGTATGACCACCATGAATAAACTAGTATAGGGGAAACAAAAAGGGGAATGTTTTCAAATCTACATCGCACAGATGAATAATAGGCCAAAGCAATCAATGAGATTCAAAAGACTTACCAACAGCTCCGGGGGACCGTCCTCAGCATCTTCAGGGGACTGCTCTTCTCCaattttactgttaaaaaaaaaaaaaaaaaagacaggaaaaatgaaaaggttgggggtggtttgttttttgaagtgCAATGCCATTCATcattaacattttgtcaggacaAGGTGACTGATTTGGGATTTACCTCAAGTCCCAGACATTTAGCCTGCGGTCAGTGCCACTGGAGGCCAATATAGTTTCATTATGGGGAGACCACTGAACCTACAGACAAGGATGAATTTAGAAAGGAAGTTAAGTTTTAAGAAGCTGTAACGTGACTGACGTTCACAACAAACACCACTTTATTTTGTATCACAAAAGCTCTACGAGAATTCAAATTGATAATAACTGGAAATATGAGTACACCCAATAACATCCTAACATAGGAGGTAGGTTTGTAAACATTCACACATGGAACAAGGCATTTGAGCACCAAAACGGTACCAAATGTAACCTTTCCTCTAACAGCGACCACAAGTTATGAAGTGCAAACAACTCTCAGAGCTATTAGCTGCTCCTTACCTTAAAAAGGATTGCACAAATATAAACTATGGATTCCTTAAGTGGTAGGTACACTTTACACATGAAAGGAAATCACTGTAATTAAGCATAAGCTGCCCAAAAGCTCACATTTACTACTTGTGCTGGAGATAAATCTCCAAAAGATACCACTTAATAGGATCACAGGATTAGAAAGAGAACACATAATTCTGCACACTAACCTGACATTTCAGGATTCCAtgtgtaattttatttagaGGTAACTACAGTCTTAACTAGTAATCCTTCTACGAAAAAAATtccacatatttttcttctgagtaaGGCACGAGCTGGAGATGGAAATATTGTATCTGCTGAGCACATGCTACCCATGATGTTACATTCTATATTTACACCAGCAAAATTAGCCATTGTTGGTTGTCACAGGATGTTCCGGTGATCCCCTTTAATGGGTACTGGCTAAAGCCTTCCTACAGGACCAAGCGAGAAGATGAAAACACTGCAGCCATTTCACTGTGCCTCCCTGCTTCAGTCTGCGGCCATGAATAATTTACATTTACGGTGTACTGCTAGCATTTCACCCTTCTGTTGTGGTTAAAGCTCTCGACCATTTCTTTGTTACAGTCTGCCCTGGCTTTCTGGACAAGTACTCTTATCTGTACTGGAGCTCTACCCCACACTGAGCGCTACACAGCTCCACAACAATAAGCCAGAAAATTATAAGCAGATGAGAGAGAAGAATAGATGAGTTTTTAAGTGCAAGTACATTCAATGAAAACATACAGTGgaagagaatatttttcattttttccaggaCAGCTAAGTTAGAACTAAGCCTGTGtgcataaaaggaaaaagacactTTATTatacctgaaatatttcatctttatGTGATTCAAAGGAGTGCAACTTCAGTTTTAGGTTCCTCAAGTCCCATAGAGCAACagtctaggaaaaaaacccaaccaaacactTTGTTTAAGTAACTAATACATACATCCACACTTACATGTCAAAAACTAAACAAGCATTTCCCAAGTTCAAGGTAGATTATCAAGATACCTTATCAGCTGATCCTGTAGCCAGGATAAACTCACTATAGGGATTGAAAGAGAGGCAGTTGACTTCAGCTGTGTGAGCATCCACCGAGTGGCTAGGTTTGGAGGTGTTGTTTGACCGAGTATCCCAACTGtaaagggaaaacaaggaatTGAAACAAAGGTTTACATCCCATTTTACCGAGGGACTGAAAAGGAGACAGGAAAGCAAGAGGGACAGAAACACTCAGTTTCTGAAGACGTTGTCACCCCACTTACATCATGAGCTTCTGATCATCAGCAACAGATCCAAAAAGAGATTCATGGAGCAGGTGCCAAGATACATCTTCCACTACTGCTGTATGCCCTGTGAAGATGGTCTTTGCATCCACTACTTTGCCTTCTTTTGGAACAGCACTGATGTCCCACAAGCAaatggtcttaaaaaaaaataaattaaaaactgcatCTTTGGACACTCTCTACCTCCcctacctcctccccctcaaaaaaaaaaaaaaaaaaaaaaaaaaaaaaaaagaagaaaaaagtcttttttacCTTTGCCAAGGGACGGAAAGTGCAGATTGTACCCCAGCTATATTTAAAGTACTCACATGATCATCAGAAGCACTAAGCAAATGCCCACTCAGGTTTGGGTTCCATGACAGCCCATAACCTTCCTTCTGGTGTCCACGAAGACGCAGATCAGGGTTACACTCTCCAGAAGGGTCTGTAAAGAGGTGCCGTAAGAACTCCAGTGCCCAGTATCATTTCCAGCACATCCTGGAATAGCTGGCATTAAGTTTTACTGTGCTCTACTAAACCTTGCTCAAAAGGTTAGAGGAGGATTCTATTGAAAATGTCAAAGCGTTTTCCCTGACTGAAGAATCTCCTCTTTAAAACAATGCTCTGAGACAACACAGAGCAGTCTGTCTTCTTAGCTTAATAAAAAGCACATTGCAGGTTTTTCCAAgcttccccccttttttttttttggctggatGGCCTAGCAGTGGTCCGCTCTAAACAAGCATTACAGTAGCTGCTGAAGAGTTAAAGAAGTCCAGCAGCCACCTCCATGCTTTGGCAGGAGTCACCTGGTCTAGCTGGTCGGAAGAATAGCAGCTCATCTCAGATACTGCTCAACAAACTCTTCCTGAATGCTCTGCTGggatgttatttttctttctctcatcaTCTCCAACTGCACTTTGAAGCAAGAAAGGCACTTCTGATCCCCCCCTCAAGTGGGAAGGCTAGTTACTCTATAGTCTTGATGAGTTCATCAATAAATGACCATTAATACCCTTACAGGGTATCAGGACAACAGCTCAGCTACCCAGCAAATCAGTTTCCAAAAAGCCACCTTCTACCATCCCAAATACCAACACATACAGTGACATGACAAACCACACAGTAAAGCAGAGAAAGGTAAAAAGCATACCTTTCCACATTTAAACTTCATATGAAATAACCTTTTACCAAACACCTTTAACTTAAATACCCACTTTCCCCTAAAATCACAAACAATATGCAATCCACAAAACTTTTTAACCTCTTTTTCACTGCATCAATGTCTTTGTAAGGAAGGGCTGGCTGATCTCTGAAACGCAGacataaaaaagaagcagacaCCTGGTTTAGAAGGGTGTTTGGTGTAATCAAAGACAAGGACATCACTGGATGGAGTCTTGGTAGCGATGATACATGGGTTCTGTGGCATGTAACGTGCTCTGTTCACTTCTCCCTCGTGATTTATCTTGATTTCAATTTCAATTTTTCCACTAACTGATCCAAAGCCTCCAAACTCTGGAAGTAAGAATTTAGTAGTTGTAAATAAAAAGCCAGTTTGAGATCAAGACACAAAGACCCAGACCCAGTTACTGGTACTACCAAGCACTTATTCTGAAAGATAATCACAACTGTAACTGAAAGAGTCCAGTTTTGAAACGGCatgttgttttaaatgtctgtatGTGTAACGTCAAAATATCAGGACTTTGGCTAAGTTAAAGAccatttcttcctgaaaattttTTACTATCTCAAATCTAACAACTCAAGCCCCAGATTTATCATATCTAAAACTCTTATCTGGAACAAAGATGGGTTGTACATATGAAACAGATGTGCTGTAACTGCACTTTCAAATATAACGCAGATCAGCATCGCAGAATACACAAATTTCTGGTAAGACACAATTGCTGCACTGCGTTTAAGTTAAGTAAGACTAATATAACTTGCTATAGCTACCTGATCTTTGTAAGTAAAGTCACAGTAACTTAGTAGTTCACAAAATTGCACAGCACCGTTCTGGCAAAAATACagagggtttgtttgttttgtttttaaattggaGTAGTATATTCTTAATAAATACTAGAATAgaacagaagtaatttattaGACAACACTGTGTTCATGAATAACTCTTAAGAAGCCCAAAGATCAAAACACTAATTGCACAATCCAGGCTACTAGcaaaaagaagagcaaacaCTGGATCGTTACAGACTTTCACCAGGTAGAAAGACTGATTCAACCAAGTAAACATGAGAAACACCTAATTTGTAGCAATGCTGACAGCCAACTAAGATTACAGAAAGCATCAAATTCAAGCCTGATATGCTGaacaaaacacagtaattttCTTATCCAAGAGGGGCTGGCACAACAATCAGGCAGCAGAATTCAGACAAGAGAAGAACATTTGAAATGTTACActcctctgaaataaaatattcttttacaCAAGTGACTTTCTCACTGGAAGAGTTTATGTAATGTAAAAGTGGCaataaaaataccagaaagTAGTACTCCATGAAATTCAACGTCAATTCCTGATAAGAAAGAGGGAGGGGTGAggttttcacacacacacacacacacacacttttgcAGTCAGGCTGCCACCTTCTTTTTTCAtcattatattatattattaaGACATCACATACATTCCAAAAACATAGTATTTGTCTATTAAGTAAGTGTACcccttaaaaagaaactgaCTAGCTTAGAAGTAATAGCTGAACTTTGCTGCCTGAACTTtaagaaaagacagattttctattaagaagggaaggaaaaagtggTGAAAACTCCCCCTGGCCCACATCTTTGGTCCCTTACCTCCTTTCTCACTATCATAGTGTGAAGCATCAAACTGCGCATCATCGTTAGGCAACTGCACACTAGCTATCACGAGATGATTTTGTTCATCTGAAGTATGGGTCCCCAGGACTAACCGGTGAATACTGAAATCCTTGCCTTCAGGTCTGCAAGGGAGAAGAATTacatgagaaacaaagaaggggtttaaaaaaaatactgagatgATGACAATATTCTGGGGTGACAGCTTCTTATACTAATTAACACTCTTTGAAGTTCTTACTGCTCTCCTGCTTCAACACAAACCTTGCTTCCTTCAGAGGAAACCACTTATCATAATTTAAGACCTCAACCTAAAACTCTTGCAGCACAACACTCTTGACAGACCACCATCCCTGTGGTGGATGAAAGTGCCTTCATTTAAGAGACCTTAGCAGCTCCTCCCGAGTACAGCTCTGAGGTGCAAGAACATTCACTGCAAGCAGTGCATTGCTATAAAAACATGGGACAAAATGGTGGTTACACAGATACCGTatctagttttatttttgagtaagtttttgtttattaaagctggaagaagaaaaccatgGAAATCAAATGTGTGAAAATATCTTCTCAGTAACAGATGACATTTTCCCAAATTAAAACTGTCTGTACTGATTATCTCTCTAGTGTTCATAATCCTCAACTTGCTGTTGGCAAGGCAAGTTTACAGGAATCACATACCTTCTCACATTAATAAAAAGTGATCCTcgatttaaattattctttttttttttttttttaaaaaaaagcaaaataatcagTTTACCTTGTTACATCAGGAAGCCACTGAGCAGTCAAGCTGGGCCATTCCAAAGCATGGGTCATTACCAAATCATATAGGAAGGGGGTATTCTTCTTCCATATTTTATACTCTTCGTTGATTACACGTTCTTCCACCGCATCATCAAAGGCtgctggaggtttttttaaaaaaaatcaagcatttgATTAGCCTTTATGAATGTATGAGCTATGTGAATGTATTAAGAACATATTTACAATATATACGCAACACTGAGTGGGCAATTGATTAAAGCGCCAACTGCATCACACCCTGGTTTGCTGTTAGACTACTTTACTGGGGTGGTTACTAGAAGATTAAAAATCCTGTTGCATATGTGAACGCTTGCCACTGGATCCTGGTTCAGGATTAATGTTAACTGCGTCCAACTTAATCACCTCAACAGAGGCAGCATGATAAAACTCTGAAGCTCGATGCAAGGGGTACCGTGGAGGCAAAAGCCAGAATTGTAAAGATGTTTCAAAGCAGGAGGTCCAGCAATTGCTGTTAAACAGACCGGTCTAGGTGTAGCCTTGAACTGCTGGTCCCCCAAATCCAGTTTTCCAAGGCTCCCTCGTTGCCCTGGCTCTCCCACACGCCTCCTCACTCCATCTGCCACCAGCCCCCGCCCTGCGGGCGCGGCCGGGCCCTGGGAGCCCCCCGGgagccgggcagcggggccggtGACATCCCTTTGTCTGCGCCGGGCAGGCCgcagcccgcagcccccgccgagCACGGCCCGCCCCGCTCACCCCGGGCCAGTCGCCCAGCGGCCCCGGCTCCGGGACACCGGCTGGCTCCCTGGGGCTCGGCTGTAACCGGATCGGAAGGCGGGAAGAGGGCGGCCGCAGGGACCcggcccccggcggcggcgcctcGCCGTGCCACAGGCCTCCCccgcgcggcccggccccggggcgaGGGCAGGCGGTGGGCCGTGCCCGCGGGGACTGGCGCGGCCCGGGGTAGGCCGATAGGCCGCGGTCCCCGACACAgccaccccccctcccctcagaCCAGCAGCCgttacggggggggggggaggggggggtacTCCACGCCTCACGGAGCCCAGAGCGGAGGAGTCCGCGCCGCGGGGCCTACCCCGCGCCACGCCGCGGGCCCTACCTTCCTTGTCAGCCatggcggggcgggggagcgggcCGGCGgtggggcgcggggcgggctgggctgggctgggctgggctgggctgggcgaGGCGGGCGGCTCCTCCGCTCCCTGCTCAGACCCCTCCGGCCGCGGCTCTATTGTTTCCTGCCCCCGCTGCGTGCTGCTCCGGCGCCGCGCACCCCTTCGCGCGCCAACCCCGGCCAATCAGCGCCCGCCGCCAGGCCGCGGCCACCAATGGGTGAGAGGCACGGGGCGGGGCCAGGGACCAGGCGAGCGCGCTCGGCCGTCACGTGTGGAGGGCAACCGGGAGGAAGGCGGGGGGAGGAGGGCGCTGCTGAAGCTCTCCTGGGAGCCGCCATCTTCCGGAGGGGACGGGGAGGGTGCGCCCCTCGCTCGCTCTTAAAGGGGCAGCGCCCCGCGCTGGCGGTGGCCcggtttgggggtggggaggactGTGGCCGCGCTTTCTTTCGGTCCCCGCAGCCGCGGCCGGGCGGGTGAGCCGACTGGCCGTGTTGGTGCCGTGAGCGTGTGTGAGGCCGAGGCCTAGCCCGCGGCCTGGCCCACCCTCCCTCCTCACAGCGCTGCCCGGGAACCTCTGGAGCATCTTCAGCTTCCTCAGCGTTACTAATTATCTATAGTCGCCAataacttccttttttcctgaggCAGCGCAGCGGTGAGCCTGACGGGGAATGCTTCTTGGCACGCAGCTGGCTCCGGTGGGCCTGTTTGCATCGGCCGCGGGTCTGGCCGAGGCCTGGGggatttaaaatcaaaatgtgcGTTTGTCTGGGTTTATTCTCGACAAAGAGCCCTGGCTTCTCAGCTTCAGGCTTCTCTTTGTGACATACCTGAAAATAGAAACTGGAAATCCTGCACAGTCTTGTTTCTAAGCTGTGAAATAAGAACCATTCCTGTTTAAAAGTAGGGCTGCTGGTGTTAGGTGCCGTCTACAAATCTATCAATATTTTGGGGAGTCTTGGGCTCAGCTGTGGATAAATCT from Falco biarmicus isolate bFalBia1 chromosome 3, bFalBia1.pri, whole genome shotgun sequence carries:
- the RBBP4 gene encoding histone-binding protein RBBP4 isoform X2; translated protein: MADKEAFDDAVEERVINEEYKIWKKNTPFLYDLVMTHALEWPSLTAQWLPDVTRPEGKDFSIHRLVLGTHTSDEQNHLVIASVQLPNDDAQFDASHYDSEKGEFGGFGSVSGKIEIEIKINHEGEVNRARYMPQNPCIIATKTPSSDVLVFDYTKHPSKPDPSGECNPDLRLRGHQKEGYGLSWNPNLSGHLLSASDDHTICLWDISAVPKEGKVVDAKTIFTGHTAVVEDVSWHLLHESLFGSVADDQKLMIWDTRSNNTSKPSHSVDAHTAEVNCLSFNPYSEFILATGSADKTVALWDLRNLKLKLHSFESHKDEIFQVQWSPHNETILASSGTDRRLNVWDLSKIGEEQSPEDAEDGPPELLFIHGGHTAKISDFSWNPNEPWVICSVSEDNIMQVWQMAENIYNDEDPEGSVDPEGQGS
- the RBBP4 gene encoding histone-binding protein RBBP4 isoform X1; the protein is MADKEAAFDDAVEERVINEEYKIWKKNTPFLYDLVMTHALEWPSLTAQWLPDVTRPEGKDFSIHRLVLGTHTSDEQNHLVIASVQLPNDDAQFDASHYDSEKGEFGGFGSVSGKIEIEIKINHEGEVNRARYMPQNPCIIATKTPSSDVLVFDYTKHPSKPDPSGECNPDLRLRGHQKEGYGLSWNPNLSGHLLSASDDHTICLWDISAVPKEGKVVDAKTIFTGHTAVVEDVSWHLLHESLFGSVADDQKLMIWDTRSNNTSKPSHSVDAHTAEVNCLSFNPYSEFILATGSADKTVALWDLRNLKLKLHSFESHKDEIFQVQWSPHNETILASSGTDRRLNVWDLSKIGEEQSPEDAEDGPPELLFIHGGHTAKISDFSWNPNEPWVICSVSEDNIMQVWQMAENIYNDEDPEGSVDPEGQGS